Genomic DNA from Bacteroides zhangwenhongii:
CTTCGGGCATTACATCCACACCGGATTTTGTTAGTACATCAACACCAGCTTCACCCGAATAGGTGGACCAAGCACGATAGGTAATCGGCTCATCATTGATCAATGAGTTATCATGTGCCATCCAGCCGTTCCGGTCTTCAATGCTAAAGACAAAGTCGTCAGCGTTTATATCTTCTCCGGAAAGATGCTGAAGCACCACACGAAATACGTTCGTATCCTTCGTCAGGGACATGACATATGTATACTCGCCCCCATCATCATTTACAGGCAGACTGACATCGAGAGTGCCATGAAACAATGGATGTAAGTCTTTTCTAGAACAAGTGATACGTTTTTGAGTACCTGTTGCTTCGTCTGTCTCCAAATCATATTGCCGTTTCAACTTACAATGTAAATCTTCCAGATGGCATCTATGCGATACGTCGGGCAAAGTGAAGGATTCTTCGTTATCAAGTCCGCACCATGCGACAAGATGGTAATCACCAGGATCAAGGTCAAGAGACATGGTATAATCACCTGATGCAAGGATACTGCTTTGTTCGGCAGACTGCCATACCAGCTCTCCTTCAGGATTGAACGCGTAGAGTCTGACAGACTTCACTTCATGAGCAAAAGCATCGGCAAACTTCAGATTCATATCATAACGGAATTTCAGACGGTAGCGCACGGAGCAATCGCCTTCTTCGTTATAAATCATACTATCACACGATACGAACAGGAAAGCACGCACTACGACTGTCAATGCTGCTATTCCCCAACATTTGATATAAGACAGTGTGTTCATTATCTATCATTTCTTATTAATGACCAATATATATAGTCTGCGGGTGGAACCGCAGTGGAAATTTCTAATTAAGTGGAAACCCAGAATCTTCTTCAGGATTTCAAAAACGGCATCTCTCTTTACGCCGATAGCCCAAGCGCTTTCTTTACAT
This window encodes:
- a CDS encoding FimB/Mfa2 family fimbrial subunit, with protein sequence MNTLSYIKCWGIAALTVVVRAFLFVSCDSMIYNEEGDCSVRYRLKFRYDMNLKFADAFAHEVKSVRLYAFNPEGELVWQSAEQSSILASGDYTMSLDLDPGDYHLVAWCGLDNEESFTLPDVSHRCHLEDLHCKLKRQYDLETDEATGTQKRITCSRKDLHPLFHGTLDVSLPVNDDGGEYTYVMSLTKDTNVFRVVLQHLSGEDINADDFVFSIEDRNGWMAHDNSLINDEPITYRAWSTYSGEAGVDVLTKSGVDVMPEVGNRAVTTVKAAVAELTVSRLVKRDWNLYSRPMLTIHTTEGKLVVSIPVIDYALLVRGECNRNMSEQEFLDRADEYNMTFFLDEDNKWVSTVIQILSWKVVRSNVDIE